In the genome of Bacteroidota bacterium, the window ATGAGTCTGACAGAAAAAATACTTTATGCTCATTTGTCTAAGGAAAGCCACAGCCATATTTTTACCAGAGGTGGAGACTATGTCAACTTTAATCCCGATCGTGTTGCTATGCAGGATGCAACAGCGCAGATGGCATTGCTGCAGTTTATGCAGGCCGGAAGAAAAAGAACTGCCGTACCTGCTACTGTTCACTGCGATCATTTAATAAAAGCCAAAAACGGTGCAGCCGAAGATTTAAAAAATGCCTTGGAAATCAATAAAGAGGTTTATGATTTCCTGTCGTCTGTGACCAATAAATATGGAATAGGTTTCTGGAAACCGGGAGCAGGTATTATTCATCAGGTTTTATTGGAAAATTATGCCTTCCCCGGTGGAATGATGATTGGAACGGATTCGCATACCGTAAATGCCGGCGGCCTTGGAATGTTGGCCATAGGGGTTGGAGGTGCTGATGCTGTAGATGTAATGGTTGGAATGCCTTGGGAGCTTAAATTCCCCAAACTTATTGGTGTTAAATTAACCGGTAAACTTAACGGATGGGCATCTCCCAAAGATGTTATTTTGAAAGTGGCCGGTTTACTTACGGTAAAAGGAGGAACCGGTTGTATCATTGAATATTTTGGCCCTGGTGCCGAAACAATTTCCTGCACCGGTAAAGCTACCATTTGTAACATGGGTGCTGAAGTCGGGGCAACAACTTCTGTATTCGGGTATGATCAGAAGATGTCGGACTACCTTCGTAAGACCAATCGTGCCGATGTGGCTGATGCTGCCGATGAAATTGCAGACTGCCTGAAAGCTGATCCTGAATTTTATGCTTCAGCCGAAAAATATTTCGATCAAGTGATGGAAATTGACCTTTCAACCCTAGAGCCTCATATCAACGGGCCGTTTACTCCCGATAAGGCATACAGCATATCCGAATTTGCCAAAGCCGTCAGGGAAAATGATTACCCCGCAAAGCTGGACGTGGCTTTGATAGGTTCCTGCACAAATTCGTCTTATGAGGATTTGAGCCGTGCGGCTTCTATCGTTAAACAGGCCCTGGCTAAAGGCCTGAAATTAAAATCCGGATATATCATCACTCCCGGTTCAGAACAGGTACGTTTGACCGTTGAACGTGACGGGTATTTTGATTTGTTCCGGGAAGCAGGAGCAAAAATTGTGGCTAATGCCTGTGGGCCCTGCATTGGACAGTGGGACAGGGAAGGAGCTGAAAAGCAGGAGAAAAATTCCATCATTACTACTTTTAACCGGAATTTTGCCAAACGTAATGACGGTAACCCTAATACCTACGCATTTGTAAGTACGCCCGAACTGGTTACTGCACTTGCATTTGCCGGCAACTTAAACTTTAATCCCCTTACCGATTCTTTGATTAATGAAAAGGGCGAGAAAGTAAAACTTGATCCTCCTTCAGGCAGTGAGCTTCCCTATAAAGGTTTTGAACGTGAAATCAGTGGCTATCAGGCTCCGGCTGAAGATGGAAGTGATATAGAGGTGAAGATAAATCCTGAATCTGAACGCCTGCAAATACTTACCCCGTTTTCTGCTTGGGATGGAAAGGATTTGAAAGGCCTTCATCTTTTAATTAAAGCTAAGGGGAAATGTACAACGGATCATATCTCCATGGCGGGTCCCTGGCTTAAGTACCGTGGCCATCTTGACAATATCTCGAACAATATGCTGATTGGCGCAGTGAATGCTTTTAACGGAAAGACCAATAGCGTTAAAAATCAGCTTGACGGGAATTATACTGCTGTTCCTGATTGTGCCCGGGCTTATAAAAAAGACCTGTCCTTTTCCATTGTCGTTGGCGACGAAAACTATGGCGAAGGTTCTTCCCGCGAACATGCTGCCATGGAACCCAGAAATCTTGGGGTAAAGGTGGTGCTTGCTAAGTCATTTGCCAGGATTCATGAAACGAATTTGAAAAAACAGGGCATGCTGGCACTTACATTTGCCAATAAAGCCGATTATGATAAAATATTGGAAGACGATACCATCGATGTATCAGGATTGACTACCTTTGCAGAAGGAACCCAGCTTACCTTAACCTTTCACCATGCTGATGGTGCGTCAGATGCCATTGTGGCCAATCATACCTACAATGCCCATCAGATTGAGTGGTTTAAGGCAGGTTCTGCACTGAATCTTATTAAAAAAAGAAATGTATAAATCCTTTTGCTTTTTAATCCTCATTCTGTTTTGTTCATTCAGGCTTACCGCACAGGAAACTAATCCTGAGGTAAGCGGCAATGAACATGTTTTACAGGGATTGTTTTTAAAACTCCACCAGGCTGCTACTGACGAAGGAAAAGACAGCATCAATGGGAATATTTTGAAGTTAATGAACCAGACTTTGTTGAAGTCAGGTTCTTTTTCCTGGCCTTTTGATTCTTTGAAAACCATGGGTAAGCTTACTTCGTCGGATAATCAGGTCAGGCTTTATACCTGGAATATCCCATTTTCAGATAATACCTATAAATATTTCGGATTTATTCAATATTTTTCTTCCAGACAAAAGAAATACCTGATTTATCCATTGATTGATAAATCAGCAGAAATTACTAATCCTGAATATGCCCCATTGACAAACAACCGTTGGTTTGGATCTTTATATTACGAAATTATTCCGGTAAAATATAAGTCGGACCGGTATTATACTTTGTTGGCCCTTGATTATAATAATCTATTTACAAGCAAAAAGATTGTTGATGTCCTGTATTTCGACAAATCAGATTTCCCTCATTTTGGTGCAGCCATTTTTCAGGTAAACAATCAATTAAAAGACAGGATAATCTTTGAGTTTTCTGCCAGGGCTATTATGACCCTGCATTTTGATAATGATTTGAAAATGATTACCTTTGATCATCTCTCGCCGGCTGAATCAAAATATACCGGGAATTATGAATATTACGGCCCTGATTTTTCCTATGATGGATTGAAATTTAAGAAAGGCAGGTGGAGTCTTGTTCCTGACATTCCTGTGCGTAATGCAAAATGATTTATGACTATTTGTCAGATAAATTCTTTTGGCATACACTTTGAAAAAAATCTCCAAATTTAAATGTTTAACTCCAAAACCATTATATTATGCAAAAAGGAAAAATTGGTGTTACTACTGAGAACATATTTCCTATTATTAAACAGTTTTTGTATTCCGATCATGAGATATTTCTTCGTGAGGTAATTTCAAATGCTGTAGATGCCACCCTGAAGCTGAAAACCCTGGCATCAACCGGCGATTTTAAAGGCGAAATGGGCGATTTAACCATTCATGTTTCGCTGGATACCAAAGCCGGAAGCCTGACAATTTCCGACAGGGGAATTGGAATGACAGCCGATGAGATTGATCAATACATCAATCAGATTGCTTTCTCGGGTGCAGAGGAATTTCTTCAGAAATATAAAAATGAAGCAAACGGTATTATTGGCCATTTCGGACTGGGTTTCTATTCTGTATTTATGGTATCCGAAAGGGTTGAAATATATACCAAATCCTACAAGGAAGATTCTGCTGCTGTTAAATGGACCTGTGATGGCAGTCCCGACTATTCCATCGAAGATTGTGAGAAGGCCGGCAGGGGATCGGATATAGTGCTTTATTTTGATAAGGATTCCAAGGAATTTTGTGATGAAAACCGTATTTACGAGCTGCTTCGTAAATATTGCAAGTTCCTGCCTGTTGAAATTGCTTTTGGCAAAGAAAAGGAATGGAAAGACGATAAGGAAGTTGAAACCGGCAAGGACAGGATCATCAACAATACCAAACCTGCCTGGACACAGAAACCTTCTGAACTGACGGATGAAGATTACAAGAAATTTTATGGCGAACTTTATCCGGTGCACGATGAGCCTTTGTTCTATATTCACCTGAATGTGGATTATCCTTTCAACCTGACCGGTATATTATACTTCCCGAAAATCAAAAACAACGTGGAAATCCAGAAGAACAGGATACAGCTGTATTGCAACCAGGTGTATGTCACCGATTCGGTTGAAGGAATTGTCCCTGATTTTCTGATGTTGCTTCATGGCGTGCTCGACTCGCCCGATATTCCATTGAATGTATCGCGCAGTTACCTGCAGAGCGATTCGAATGTGAAGAAGATCTCAGCACATATCACCAAGAAAGTAGCCGACCGACTGAGCGAAATATTTAAAAGTCAACGGCCTGAGTTCGAGAAAAAATGGGACGATCTTAAGTTGTTTATCGAATATGGGATGGTTTCAGACGAGAAATTCTATGAGAGAGCAGAAAAATTTGCTCTTCTTAAGAATACAGATGGCAAATATTTCACTTTTGAAGAATACAAGGAATTAATCAAAGACAACCAGACGGATAAGAACAAGAATCTGGTTTATCTCTATGCAACCAACAAGGAAGAACAGTTTAGTTTTGTGGAAACTGCTAAAAACAAGGGATATGATGTGCTGTTGATGGATGGTCAGCTGGATGTACATTACCTGAATTTGTTGGAACAGAAGATGAAAGATACACGTTTCATCCGCGTTGATTCCGATGTGATCGATCACCTGATCCAAAAGGAGGAAAGCCATCAGACTGAACTTTCGGGTGAACAGCAGGGCAGGCTTCGTTCTGTGTTCCAGAGCCAGCTTCCCAATAAAGAACATTTCTTTGTAAGTTTTGAAGACCTGGATGAGAAAGATGCTCCTATGGTGATTACCCAATCCGAATTTATGAGGAGGATGAAAGATATGGCCTCCATTTCTGGAGGAATGAATTTCTACGGAGAAATGCCTGACAGCTACAACCTGGTTGTCAATGCCAAACACCCTCTGGTTAAAAGGGTGATGGATGATGCTGAAACTGCCGTTGGCACTGAAGTGTCAAAGATTAATGAGAAGATGAAGCCTATCCAGTCCAATAAAGCTGATATCGAAAAGACTTTTAAGGACAAGAAACCTGAGGAAATCCCACAGGATGATAAGGACCGTGTTGCAGACCTGGATAAAAAGATCAAGGAACTGACCGATAAGAAGGAAAGTGTACTCAATAATTATGCTAAAGAAAATAAGCTGGTAAGGCAATTAATAGATTTGGCTTTACTCTCCAATAATATGCTGAAGGGTGAGGACCTGACCAAATTTGTAAAGCGTAGTATTGAATTAATTTAAGTTTAAAGTTTAAAGCTGGGGATTTAGTAAGCTGAAAAAGAGTCTGTACCATTCTGCAGACTCTTTTTTTAATAAAATATTTTTTGCATTTCTTTTCTTATTACTTCAATAGCAATATGTGTGGGGGCTTTGCCGACTTCCATTACCATTTCCAGAATGGTACGGCTAAGGTTTATTGCAGGAGATTCGGGTTTCACTTTCTCTGCAGCTAAATTGATGATTTTAACCATGTTCCCTTTTGCATTTCTAACAACTTCCCAGGTTTCGGATGAAAAATAAAGTTGTTGGGAAAAATTATGCTCAAACTCATTCCGGATGGTACTGAGCATTTCTGCTTGCAATTGCCTGCAGGTGTAATGGGGATTATTAACTCTTACCAGGAGGGATTCAGGAGATATCCTCTCCAGGAATAAAATGATACGTTCATAAGCTTGCAGTCGAAGAGGGGTGATTTGTTTTTGGTTTTGCAGGACCAATTCCTGTTTCCTCTTTTTTTCTTCATTCTGCAGAAACATTTTTAACATAAAATACGCAGTTATAAATACTACTACAGAAGGCAGGGTATATTTTAATATCTCTAATAACTGATCCATTTTTCTTTGTTTTTGTAGGCAATATTAAACAAATTCTGTATAAAACTTAATGGATCTTCTGAAAAAGTAATCAAAAAGTATTAATTTTAATGCCATAATTTTGCAGATAGTCAGATATCTGATTATCTGTGGCTAAAGAACTTAAGATCATTAACATTCAATAATATATTGAAAAAAGACAAATATTTATGATGGAAAAAGTATCACAGAGAATAGCCAATCTGGCCAGTTCGCAAACGGTTGCAATGAACCAAAAAAGCAAAGAGCTTCAGGCACAGGGAATAGATAT includes:
- the htpG gene encoding molecular chaperone HtpG, producing MQKGKIGVTTENIFPIIKQFLYSDHEIFLREVISNAVDATLKLKTLASTGDFKGEMGDLTIHVSLDTKAGSLTISDRGIGMTADEIDQYINQIAFSGAEEFLQKYKNEANGIIGHFGLGFYSVFMVSERVEIYTKSYKEDSAAVKWTCDGSPDYSIEDCEKAGRGSDIVLYFDKDSKEFCDENRIYELLRKYCKFLPVEIAFGKEKEWKDDKEVETGKDRIINNTKPAWTQKPSELTDEDYKKFYGELYPVHDEPLFYIHLNVDYPFNLTGILYFPKIKNNVEIQKNRIQLYCNQVYVTDSVEGIVPDFLMLLHGVLDSPDIPLNVSRSYLQSDSNVKKISAHITKKVADRLSEIFKSQRPEFEKKWDDLKLFIEYGMVSDEKFYERAEKFALLKNTDGKYFTFEEYKELIKDNQTDKNKNLVYLYATNKEEQFSFVETAKNKGYDVLLMDGQLDVHYLNLLEQKMKDTRFIRVDSDVIDHLIQKEESHQTELSGEQQGRLRSVFQSQLPNKEHFFVSFEDLDEKDAPMVITQSEFMRRMKDMASISGGMNFYGEMPDSYNLVVNAKHPLVKRVMDDAETAVGTEVSKINEKMKPIQSNKADIEKTFKDKKPEEIPQDDKDRVADLDKKIKELTDKKESVLNNYAKENKLVRQLIDLALLSNNMLKGEDLTKFVKRSIELI
- a CDS encoding aconitate hydratase, which produces MSLTEKILYAHLSKESHSHIFTRGGDYVNFNPDRVAMQDATAQMALLQFMQAGRKRTAVPATVHCDHLIKAKNGAAEDLKNALEINKEVYDFLSSVTNKYGIGFWKPGAGIIHQVLLENYAFPGGMMIGTDSHTVNAGGLGMLAIGVGGADAVDVMVGMPWELKFPKLIGVKLTGKLNGWASPKDVILKVAGLLTVKGGTGCIIEYFGPGAETISCTGKATICNMGAEVGATTSVFGYDQKMSDYLRKTNRADVADAADEIADCLKADPEFYASAEKYFDQVMEIDLSTLEPHINGPFTPDKAYSISEFAKAVRENDYPAKLDVALIGSCTNSSYEDLSRAASIVKQALAKGLKLKSGYIITPGSEQVRLTVERDGYFDLFREAGAKIVANACGPCIGQWDREGAEKQEKNSIITTFNRNFAKRNDGNPNTYAFVSTPELVTALAFAGNLNFNPLTDSLINEKGEKVKLDPPSGSELPYKGFEREISGYQAPAEDGSDIEVKINPESERLQILTPFSAWDGKDLKGLHLLIKAKGKCTTDHISMAGPWLKYRGHLDNISNNMLIGAVNAFNGKTNSVKNQLDGNYTAVPDCARAYKKDLSFSIVVGDENYGEGSSREHAAMEPRNLGVKVVLAKSFARIHETNLKKQGMLALTFANKADYDKILEDDTIDVSGLTTFAEGTQLTLTFHHADGASDAIVANHTYNAHQIEWFKAGSALNLIKKRNV